The genomic stretch TGGTGTGATTCTACTGTATGGGAGGTCTAATCTCTGGATATTGTAGCTGGTCAGAATTATTGTAGCTGTGTGTTGTGTATTGTATTATTGGTATTGTAGCTACACAATAGAGTGTAGTCATACTttcatacttttttgttttgctaGCAATATTGATGTAACTCATGATTACTACTGATTTGTTagttgataaatttttaaatacttcagaTACAACATACAGACCTGTCTTTAAGTTTCCTTTAGTTCTATAAATCCCAACTAGGTAGAAACTGAACATGCCAAGATCAATATTAGCAATTGCTACTTCACATACCATTTCCATACTGTATTTgtgtcaattattttaatttgacatgtcAATCCATCGTTTGTGAATATAGCAAACCATCCCTTCTGATGGTGTTTTCTAGCTGTTTGTCTGCTACCTGTTGTTCATTTGGTGGTGAAGGGTTGGAAGTTGACGGCAGTGTGTTGGCTATGACGTCGCACCAGGCTTGGTGAATTTTAGTAATTAGTgcttaaaagaacattttttcatgcagtagaaaaatatatgaatgtttgtctttttactatgaaatattaaagttttgtgttgtAGTAAGAATAATTccatgaaatatattgtttttgattCCTATCTTAAATAGGTCAAAATATCTACTGGAATTATTAGGTCCTAAgttcttgaaataaatatatattcttgtaCTTTTTATAGTGGAATGGACTTACAGTAACTCCAGGTAAGTGTTTGCATGAATGAGTAAATATCTGCTGTTTTAGAACACAAACTGGGAACCCACTTCACTttgactgtagtcagtcagccattAAAAGTGCATcactgaaagagctaaaggctatCCCAAATATtgagtttgagaagtgtttcaagaattacaagaagCGCTGTCACAAGTGAATAGTGGGGACTATTTAGAAGGTGACAACATTAATGTAGACAAACAAGTATGTTTTCAAAATTGAACATTCCCATTACCTTTTGAACATACCTTGTATGTATGTAGTTATATAATGATTTAGACTGATACATAAACAACTAGCACGGCTTTTTGCTGtgtaaacaattttcaataagTAATATATTAGTCTAGCCATTATGTTGAGTTTTATAAATCCAATTGGCTTTTTATTATCCATTATTAGCTTTAAACACTTTCTGGAATTATATTGACTTCACTTACATTTTATGAAGTAAATGAATAAGCATTACATTATAGAACTCCTTTAGtgatgaatgtttaaaaatattaatcagaaATTATACATGTTGTATCTAGAAGTGGTGCCATACCATTATCAGCAATTATTACTAATGGATAGGAAAATCAGCACACTTGAAAACTTCCTTCGAGGGTTTCTTTATGATTTGAAATAAACACATCAAAGAACACAtaattagacattttttattgcaCTGCAATCTTATTTAACCAATAGAGAGCATTCCAGTCGACCCAATGGAAAATACTATACTTTgtaatacagtagaacccctcatatccggcctcggttttactgcacctcggtttatccggccacttcccggaagccaatatcgaaatttatttaccacggcttgcagacgcgcagttgcacgcactagtctcccacgactcttgcgttatttttgtgtatctatttgtttacattttcctgtgttgtcctcagttgagctaataggtttaacctgtaaacagttcgttgattatttccagtgcggttagtacagtacagtacaattgttttgtttcgtcaagtgctgtgtactgtaggttggtttatccagccgaatcgttatccggccaggggctcggtcccgtggtggccggatatgaggggttctactgtacaaAATAAAGTAGAATTCAGATTAAGTTACATTGGTTCTTTTGATTGAAAATATGGGTAGCTCTCATGCTGAGGCGCGTCAACCTTGCTACTCATGTACCAACCCAACATGATTTCTAGACAGAAATTCCTAAGTTGGTTTCTTCCACGAACTAAAGAAGCACATCAACCAGTTGCTCCGGTTGATGTGACACACTGCAGAGATTGAGCTTCCATCAGTTCCCTTCTCTTTGATGCCAGCGCTACACAGTCAAAGAGGATATACTCAGCAGTTTTTTTCTTGGCCGTAAAGACGTTATAAGGGTTCATCGTTATAGAGCCCCATCTTAGTCAAATGTGAAACCCCTTTATTGTTCAAGTTTTTACTGTGCCAGATGGTCCTTTTAATTTTGCCGTGCTAAACTATAATTTTTGCTGCCCTACAAACCTTCAACATGTAACATCTTGAACCATCATgtaaccagtcagttatttctCTTATCTTGTTTAGTTTGTACCTCTGATCCACTTCAGCATTGTTTTTATAACCGAAAAACCAGTCAGTTATTTCTCTTATCTTGTTTAGTTTGTCCCTATGATCCACTTCAGCACTGTTTTTATAACCGACAAACCAGTCAGTTATTTCTCTATCTTGTTTAGTTTGTACCTCTGATCCACTTATGTGCAGTTTGTCCCTCTGATCCACTTCAGCACTGTTTTTATAACCGACAAACCAGTCAGTTATTTCTCTTATCTTGTTTAGTTTGTACCTCTGATCCACTTCAGCACTGTTTTTATAACCGACAAACCAGTCAGTTATTTCTCTTATCTTGCTTAGTTTGTCCCTCTATGATCCACTTCAGCACTGTTTTTATAACCGACAAACCAGTCAGTTATTTCTCTTATCTTGTTTAGTTTGTACCTCTGATCCACTTCAGCACTGTTTTTATAACCGACAAACCAGTCAGTTATTTCTCTTATCTTGTTTAGTTTGTCCCTCTGATCCACTTCAGCACTGTTTTTATAAACGACAAACCAGTCAGTTATTTCTCTTATCTTGTTTAGTTTGTACCTCTGATCCACTTCAGCACTGTTTTTATAACCGACAAACCAATCAGTTATTTCtcttattttgtttagtttgtcCCTCTGATCCACTTCAGCACTGTTTTTATAACCGACAAACCAGTCAGTTATTTCTCTTATCTTGTTTAGTTTGTCCCTATGATCCACTTCAGCACTGTTTTTATAAACGACAAACCAGTCAGTTATTTCTCTTATCTTGTTTAGTTTGTCCCTCTGATCCACTTCAGCACTGTTTTTATAACTGACTaacagtgagtcagttacacccTGCCGCTCCACCCACTGGAAAAAGGGACAAAAAGCCACCCAGTGAGTTGTAGGGACAAGGGACAATAGAACGGTTGAAGACCTAATATGCTGCTCCTGGTTGATCAGAGATATTTTGAAGTTTAACTTGTCAATTATAATGGACAAGAAATAAGAGATTTTAGCATGAAACTCGGTCAAGATACGTCAATTGAATAAAATCATACAATGGCATTATGATTGCCTTACAGACTAATGTaacagttaatataaattaatatgcttaTTTAACTTATAAGCAAGCAAAATTCCAGATTTTGGTTAGCCACTACTTAGTAGAAGGATGAGATAACAGTTTTTGTTAactgttagattttatttttgggTTGGCTTTTCGTAATAAATGaggtaaaacaaaaatacttaaacaaatttCAAGTAGTTCAGTGAATATCTACTAAACATGTTTACCCTCAGTACTAAAGAAACTAAAGTTGCGAGAGAAGTGGATTTATTTTCATCCATGTAAGGACTTGTTCTATAAATATATTGGTGCTGGAAATATgtgtttgataatatatttttttatttttataattgaatcaAGATTcttttacatactaaaatttttatgtatactaGCTATGGGACATACTATAAATAGGACTGTTCGAATTAAAAAGATAATGGACTAAACACATAATCTCAGCCTAAAATATCttttgatgaaaatttaaaaaaagtctctTTAAGCTTGTAATGTACACACATAGGATAAGTAATTAAGTCAAACCAAAATGCTTCCGCTAAACAGTCATAGCTTACCTACTATAATAACTACCAATTTACCTAATTTATGcaactgttattgtttattaaccATTCATTgcgtaaaataatgtttatgttgaGTCATGACCAAAGTACATTTTATGAagattatttcagtttaaatataaaaaatagctatTTTCTCTATATTTGACCTATTTCTTGAAAACAGGTcaacaaagcaaaatatttatctaaattttacttagtGAATGGAATTTTATACCCTTCAGCTATCAATTGAGTCATGAGATCAGGGGGAGGGAAAATCCACCGATAAGTTACAACTTCAGCAATGAAAACAGCAACTGATAACATCAATCCAGATATAAGAAGAAGGAATGCACCTTGCATCTGCTGCAGATATAGTTTTGGCTCCAGCTGGAAACTATCTCGCTTGTTCCGCTGCTTTGCCTCACTTTCCCACCGGCTAAGGATGCCTGCCTCAAACAGGCGGTGGATGATCCCTGAGAGTGGTTCCAAGAGAGGAGATACCCTGGGTACGATCATGGGTGATGATGGAGACTTAATCACACACGATGGCTGGAGATAGCTGGTTGGCATATTGCGAGCCTTCAGCTTCTCGTTGGAGTAGGCCAGCAGACTTTTGGTGGAGAAAACAGCCAAGTTCCTATCAGTGACTACTTTTTCAATTACAGGCAGAAAATTCCCAGGAGGAAGTACTTCGAATCTCTTCAAGAGCGATCTGATCACATCACTGGTGTTGATGGAGGCGTTTAACACGTGAAACATCTGTGGTGCACCAGTAATACCAAAGCTTGTCTTCAGCAAATCAGCTGGGTTTTCAATGTTGCCGACCTTAGTTGGGACGGTGGCAAAACTTCCTAACTGGGCATTGTAGGCAGCACCCAACACAAGACAATAGAAAAGCCAAGGAGCAAGAAAAACTCTTAAGACATTAGAGTGAGGTTTCTCTTCAACTGAGGCTCCCAGAAACGTAAAGTAAACAAAGAAACTCAAGAATCCCCACTCTTTAAAATTGTTATCCTCATTGAAAGCCAAATATGTGAGGAAATAAAAGACAGGTATCACTGAAATTAAGAAACAAATGATGAGAACCCAGGTGATCCATGAGAATTCCCCAACATAAGTTGTCCACATGGAGGGTCCTACTCCTGCATTTGGAGGCACAGCCCATGTAAAGCAATCCATATTAGTTTCCATCACAAATGAGATTTTAGGATGAAAATCAAGCAGTCTACTAAAGATTCCAAATGCAATGTCAACTTTCTTGGATCCTACATCGATTGATAGTGTAGATGAATCGTTAGCAAAAACTGGGTCATAGTTTGAAGTAACGTCGACAACTCTGGAAATGACAGGAGTAAAGTTCATTTTAATGGCAATTGTTTCAAATAAAAGTCCACCGATTCCACTCAGGTTATAAGTCTTGTTTTTTGTTTCTTCTATGACAGAGTCAGGAGGTCTATGAGCCCCTGCACACTTGAGAGGGCATCCGTGTAAATTGTAAACCTTATTTTTCCTGCTGAACAAGTCTGTATTTCGTGTAAATCGGTTTAAAGCATTGCTCCAAGTATCAATCATTATCGGAGCACCCGAGTCGGCACATTGAGTTTTGGTGTAAGGAAAATAAGAGTAAACACTAAGCCCTCCATATTTCATCTGGACTAAAGCGATGACATCTAATATTTCATAACTCCAAAACTCTTGAAAAATAGATCTTATGTATAAACTACTTGAATCAGGAAGTAGCCATATCAGCAGAAATCTGGAGTTATCAAAGAAGATTAGGCGTTCCAAAATCTttgagtaaaatttgtttttctgcgccagaaatataaaaaatccttCCTGATGAGTCAAATTTAATGGACTCAATATTTCTCTGGGTTCATCGATCACCGTCAGCAAACTATTCATGAAATCTGATTCATCCATGTCCTCTGTAATGAAAATGAAGTTTCGCTTTTCTCCATAAGTTTTTGTAATATTCCAGATGCATTTGTGAAGGTCTACATAGTTTGGTTCTTCAGGAAGCAATATATCACTTTTAAccgaatgaaaaatatttatacaaaaacaaaccttaattgttataaatatacacttcAACATACTGATCCTCAGACTGGAACTGACTAAATGGAACTGTCCGACTTAAACGGACTTTACACATTTCTCTTCATAATAGCAGATAATGAGTCACTACACAGTCAGTCAACAATGCAAGCTCTATCAAACTGAAGTAGCTCAGTATTATTAAGTCTCAGCAAATGTTTGATAAGCAATCTTCCACTGGAAAGTCTTGTGTAGTCTCTGTGGGCTGTATACCCAATATAAAAGTTTAGctcttgaaaaaattaaagaaatattatgtacTTACTGAGAACTATTTTTAGTGATGATATAACATTTATCAAGCATGCTAAATAACTTACTCTTAAGTCCCTGTGCATTttcttgaaaacaaattattgatgaaatattaattttgtccatgtaacatttttatCCAACACAAATGTTATAGTTTAGATTGATAATGAAATTGTGTCATAAAATTAAAGGGAATTATGTTTTCTTCTAATAATGGTAAAACTTTTATCCACAAAATCCCTAGCCAAAAAAATGTATGGATAAATTCTTTTATCTACAAATGaattcttagtaatttttttaggtttaatttttgttactttgtgtgtaaattagaaataaactcttatcaatcaatcaatccattcaataaaaacatgattttttagccaaaaaacaaatttataaaaattatgggTACTTGACAACTTAATGAATTTGTTGTGTATTTATTGGTATATAAAGCTaactcaaaaatgtttacaattactCAGATGAACTTCACAAAAGAAATTAACAAAGCTATAAACTTACATTGAATTTCAGAACAGCGTTGGCACATTCAATTTTGGTAACTAAGagaattagtattaaaatcatcCATTTTACACAAGAAGGATAATCTAAAAAATCTATATGCGTTAGATACTGGGGTTTTTGCACTCCCCACCTTATAAGAGTGGTTTCAGTGCGCTGTAGCCCATTGAAGAAGCTCAACGTATCAGTCCCCCTGAGATACCACGTGATCCTCTTggaaaagggagcccaaaattaaaaaaacagtaagagacataaggccagaaaacattgcTCACCTCAACATTTCCCTTTCTAacgaaagatgggattttctaaattaatttcaacctgtagagcagcaatttaaattgtttaacgacactctaatttccacattaactctgctgccctacaaaaactaTCAATGTTTGcgcacaaattaaaaaaaacaacatgaaattttagtttctagagagaaactaaATTCTTCtccaaagtttataaaaacacttcaagtgaacaattcaaaatttttttcaaaaattataaaaaaatatacaggaaagtgatccaagccgcaaaagcatatgatgtctcaaaatccaTTCTCTCTTCCACaaacgtttcaaaaacaatttggggcatcattaacaataaaacaaaagctcacaaaaaaaaaattggggataggcttgtggaggatgaaaCAGAGATTGCCAATCAGTTCAATggatttttcgcatccgttgctggtgggcagggtcctcggccatctgaacccCAAGTACGCCCCTCAATCActaactaccggcctgtctcaattttgccagtgctgagcaaaatttttcaaagctttttcttataagaatgcttcggtttttggacaaatgcaatcagctctcaagtgaacaatttggattcaggaagggcaaatcgacaacagacgcagtcgtgagtcttgtagatatgattgtagaggggattgaatgtcgtaaccactcaatgagtgtgttcttagacctgtccaaagcatttaACTGCATTGACCAcggtacactgcttgacaaacttgagtctcACGGTATTCGAGGCGATGGCTTAGTTCGTTTTTAACTCACCGATCCCAAGTTGTTCAGATATCTAGCAAGTCAtccaaacaaatagaactgagttacggagtccctcagggatccatcctcagtcctgtgcttttcctgctttacgtcgATGATCTAAAATCATCGCTTCTACATGGAAAATTAGTGCaatttgccgatgatacgactctctttttcaatgcaacatcaagtgaagtgttggaacaacaggctttagttgatatcaacaactgtgtccaatactttcacagcctcaatcctacaacaaactcttcaaaaaccaacgttttgaaatTTGCCTTGCGCaccgcaggcaaccagtgtgggcctgccaatttgttagatgactccacactggaagaagtcagctcttcaaaattcctaggaatgcaccttgatcgagggctgactttgAATGAGCATATTGAttatgtttgcgccaaagtctgctcaggaatttttgttctgagatctttagccaaatactgcccgagtcaggtactgattacggcgtattatggactgatttacccccatctggcttACAGTGTGGTCCTTTAGGGAAGTTGCGCAAACACACattttcaaagagcattcagacttcaaaaaaaagcaatttgaTTATTCAAATTGCGATTATTCGCCAAAaacaaatttagagagtcgtgcagggaagctttcaagaaattgcagctgttgactctgccgtgcctctacattttggaaacaactttttttgtatgagtacctgtaaatgtgccttaaccagaggccgagacatacacatgtatgagacacgacACGTGGGAGAGCTAACTACcaaactgggagacacagaacggtggtttatgaacgcctgccctcgcaggcaggtgttcatttcctcaatagactgcccaattcaattaaagatgccccaacgcctaaggcgttaaagactcgccttaaacgcctcttggtgtcacaagcattctataatgcaggtgagtttttggcattcgactgggagaccacccaatcagaagactgactccgctgtactaagtgggtagtattggcgatggatgaaagaggcgtaactgtaaaattgtatgtgtgagtgtgtattgttgtatgaatgttagaaaattaaaaaaaaccatgacgtttgccatacaatgtaaatattgtcttcgcaataaaaaagatttgatttgatccTTAAACAGTGATCCTCAAAGGCTTGTACCTTCTTTCTCTCAAGCTCACCTCAGTCGAAAATCACATGCTCAGCACTCATCTCATGCTACCCACATGTCTTACAAACAGGTTCCCCTTGAAGACACTCTTCCTGTGATGGTGCTTTCTCAGATAACAGTGCCCTGTAACAAGCCATGTTATCTGTAGCAAAACATCTCTCACCAGCTGAAATCCCTCAGAGGCACCCTCTCTGGAAGAAGAGTATAAAACATGCTCAATCGTTCTGAGCTATGGACGAGTTGTGCCCCGTAGGTTTTGATGCTTAGTCCTTTGACCAAGAAGTGATTGCCTGACGTGTATCTCCTGGATATCTTACAGAATGACTCAGACCCCAAGAGTGAAGATTAATGGTGCCTTATTTTCCAATTTATCAGTGGCTTCATTACATCTATTTCCAATGTGGCTTGGGACCCAGCAAAAAGTGAGATTATTCAGTGCatcatatattgtaaaatataataaatgatttatgAAACATATCGAACCTTAACTCTGTGGCCGTTTAAATCGAAATTAACATATAGCCACATTAGAATATCAAATTATATCTTGATCGGTAAAAAATCCTCTAGGGACTAGAGAACTATTTAAAGATGTTGCATGACAATTATAGTCATCTGTTGATGATAAAAAACACAAtcactgataatttaaaatacaactaaacagaaaacaataacacaaaacCAAACCTTTGCAATATAGCAATAGTGATATATGCTACTGGATGAATGGTCTATAATTTGCAGTATATGTGCACATCGCCTGATGTTTATCCGTTATCACCAGGATGTATCTCTTAGTTGTTCTGCAAATAAAAGATGTTCACTGCAAGGAGGGAAACGAAAATATCACGTGGCAACCGCAACCTCAAGATCGCTTTCAATGTGATTGGAAAGGCCCATCCACCAAATTACCGTTTCAAGAGCAATCAAGTTACTTTGTTTATATTGAGTATAAAAAGATTCTCATCTTTCTTAtctaattagtaattaaattttctccATCCCAACCATTCCCTATGCAGAATCTACCTCTGAACATTTCTTTCTCCTGTAGTGGAAGTAGTTCCATCCATAACAAGACAACTCACACCCGTCGTCTTGTGAAGATGATAAAAAGTAACTACTGGTCACTGAAAACTGTTTTGCTAGTCTGCCAATTTTCTTTAACCAAAGTCCAAAAAGTGCAGAACCTAtgaaaaaataaccaaaagcaCTCCAGCACGGGATATGAAAAGGGCCTTATCATCTATGCGTGAAACTGTAGAATGCCTATCTCACCGACAATAAAGATGCACATTCAGACTTTTAacataaatcaaaaacatttcCTGGAGAGGATTCCATGTATAATTTAGGAAGTTTTCTTAtagcaatttaataaaatcaatgttttattgtttgtactGTTACTTATACTGCAAGCATTGCTTTATTTggattattgtaaatattacatgtattactTGTGTGCACCCCCCAATTAATGATGTATTTGATCAATACAGTACAATACTTTCAGTTCTtcgtttgaaggttatttttgaagtttacagtataaaatgtagttccaatagggaatacataggcgagacaaaaaaaaccactaaaggtaaggataaaagagcacaaagaaaatacgagaaagggtctcacagaaaagtaaaaaatgcacaccattgttggtccgaagaccatcatatgaattgggatgaagccaacataatacatcgggaaccacatttcttcaaaaggagattaattgaggcaacatacattaaattggcagaccaaccaatcagtcaaccatcagtcgagattaggccgctttggttgccaattcaaaaaaattaactaaagagaaaaccaaaaggatcagatatttgtaataaaccaatgcggagtcacaatatggttttaagaagttcatctcgcatgaaccaataataacgaaagggcccattcctgtcccccttcctttttatttccgccatcttttTTTGTCTgacgtgacgattaccattggctagcgccctctggtcagtcgtaggtggttagtagacgaatgaagacgtattgtgacctgtattccgtagttcagttttaatgattagtgttgtgtaagttttttattaagtgcatgtttatagagttagtgatgttgacaaacaacatggtggttgtgattcctgacttaggcgtgccacaacgctttggtaagatttgtttattttaacctagtttgtttattattatttattattaacggcaagcagcccaatttacatacaatatgcaATAAGATGGCAGTACAGTGTATATAGTGCAGTAAAAAGtacaactagtataaaataatacagagctaGCAATGGCAGAACACAACACAATATGACAATGATCGATTCCAAGTCCCAATAACTGTCCATCACAACAAGAAAGTTTAGTTATAcactaatatcatataaaaatcaacaatatattatgaaatagaccaacgtacaatagaattaacaacaatgtatataatagaatagtataacaacaacaagtacacgtaaataacaacaaccaaaataatataaatacaccaatgatgcaaaaagtcgaaattaaatgaaatgtaccTTGCAGTAGAgcagaaacataataaaaaaatacaaaatagcaaaaGCTAAAAAATGAAACAGTCTTAAAGTTACAGGGGATTTTAAGTGTGTTGAGACAAAACATAAGTGGCCCGCTTTCTGATTTGATGTAGGCCATCAGCGAAAAAATCGCACTCTGATGCAACACGATTCCCCAGGCGAACAAATTTTGCCAGTGGACTGTTGAAGTCGTAGTTCGTGGAGTGGTACTTGCGGCTGAAAAGCCCACTAGATCTGGTGTTTACAGGGATCCTGATACCAATTTCAGCGAGAAGATCTGGGCACTGCACATGGGCGCCAACTAACTTCCACAACATGAGTACATCTGCTACATCACGGCGCAAAGACAGAGTTGGAATATTAAGTTCTGCAGTTAATGCTTCCACGGGAACATCAGGATAGTTGTAGCCAATCCTCACACCGACCAGACGAATGAAGCGTCGCTGGAGGGCCTCAagtctagtttgtaattatgtattaggttagttctttacctgaagaagagatcagattgcagatctctaaatgtagtgttactgatttcttgtttcactgaacgatggcaaatgtccggaaaaatcctatttccttcacaatactttcagtctttgattttttttctctggAAAGTGACTATTGACTACTTTTGACCATCAACGAAATAATCATTAGTCAAGGTAAATAATCAACTAATTATTCAACTAATAGTAGTTAAAACTAGTTCTATTATTTTCAACCAAGTTTACTCGTTGCATTCTGATGtacaaatatattatcatttttgttCATATcatcacataatattttataaaaatgtttaaaactgcagaaaggtttttttttttcaaaaaaaaaaggaGAACGATCCCCTATTAAACCTTATTATTCTGTcagtcctcatgggccactggcctgtgcgaggatcttatcaaacagaataaggggggagagtcgatacagtacaaggtcgatggcactgataaaaagtgcaacggtcacagacaggatttgaaccagcgctatctctaactcagacccaaagtccaacgacttagaccgctcggccatcggcactcccaaggGTTAGTCAAGCTTAAATTAAGGATTATTCAGATGGCTAAATTTGATGAGTGATGTTAACGTGCTGTAAAGTGCAATATAGAAATGTAGATATAAATAGATTCAAATATAGAATAAACGTAGAGAGGGGATCTTATTAATCTATAAGACAATTTTTGACTCATTCTtgcacattgtttatttatttatttatttacggcaatacaccattttacatagaaattgtacAACTGAAAACAACAAAGAAGAAGGCTGCTGCACAGAAAAGacattaataacaatcaaaagaaTGTGCAAggactaataaatacaattatgaataaacAGCTGTTATGACAACAATCATAGataaacaatagtaaataataaaaaataacagattataaaataacagtaataaataacaaattataaataacaataataaatggaattataaaaataacaataataagtaacgatagtaaataacaattataataacaaggatagtaacaattttaataaataagaattgacgattgataatagaataaattaacatgcaTAATGCTTATTTACAGCTTAGTTAAATTAGTAGTATGAAAACATGTTGAGTTACTTTAGGATGAAAGCGAGTGCACACACGCTTGAAAGATTCTGTAGAAGGGCCAAAAGAAGTCAAGATCAGCACAGGCATCATTACCAAGTCTCATTATGCGGGGGTTAGAGTACTGTAGTAGGTGTAGTTGGTCGGATGGAAATTCCTTGAGAAAAAGCTGAGGGTGACGAGACTGACGAGGTACATGGAAGTTTATCATCTGAAGGATATTCGGACAATCAATAAGGCTATTTAGTAGTCTGTAGAGGAACATGAGATCCAGTAGAGCC from Homalodisca vitripennis isolate AUS2020 chromosome 2, UT_GWSS_2.1, whole genome shotgun sequence encodes the following:
- the LOC124355901 gene encoding ionotropic receptor 21a-like, whose translation is MIDTWSNALNRFTRNTDLFSRKNKVYNLHGCPLKCAGAHRPPDSVIEETKNKTYNLSGIGGLLFETIAIKMNFTPVISRVVDVTSNYDPVFANDSSTLSIDVGSKKVDIAFGIFSRLLDFHPKISFVMETNMDCFTWAVPPNAGVGPSMWTTYVGEFSWITWVLIICFLISVIPVFYFLTYLAFNEDNNFKEWGFLSFFVYFTFLGASVEEKPHSNVLRVFLAPWLFYCLVLGAAYNAQLGSFATVPTKVGNIENPADLLKTSFGITGAPQMFHVLNASINTSDVIRSLLKRFEVLPPGNFLPVIEKVVTDRNLAVFSTKSLLAYSNEKLKARNMPTSYLQPSCVIKSPSSPMIVPRVSPLLEPLSGIIHRLFEAGILSRWESEAKQRNKRDSFQLEPKLYLQQMQGAFLLLISGLMLSVAVFIAEVVTYRWIFPPPDLMTQLIAEGYKIPFTK